From Fusarium musae strain F31 chromosome 8, whole genome shotgun sequence:
CCTTTTTCAACGTACTCAGCTAGCTCAGCACGAGTGATATACTTACCTGCAGGACGAGTGCCATGTCAAGCTTGCTAGAATCACCGTCGAAAGTTTACCGGATTAAAACAAACCGACCCGACTCGCTGTTCCCTGACTTCTCCAGATGCCGAGGCCAACACTTCTTTACCAAACCTGGAAGTCCATCTGGTGAACCCGAGCCTGCCCGTCATCACTCTGCTGCCGTTCCAACTTCTGCCGCTGCTGTTGCCGTTTCGCTGCCGAAACCTTGGTTGCCGTGGTTTGCTGTTCCTCGTACTCGTTGGCATCCATGTATGCCAGCTTGATTCGAATTCTCCCGACCGCTGCACTGTTGAGACTCAAATTTTGCCATGCTCCAAGCTCTGGCAGCTGTCCCCTTAATACAAGCTCACAGAGATCAACATGTAGCTCGCCAATGAGCTCAAGCATCTGCGCTCCCCACACAGAAACCCTCAAATGGTAGTACATTGGCGAGTCATGTGCTTCAAACCGAAAGTCCTCGTTCCTAGACCAATCTCAGCGATTATTTCCCTCTTGAAGCAGAATAAATGTATGGGTCATGGTGTAGATTTTCGACGTGCGCCAGCAGAAATGACAACACATAGCTGCGGAGTCACATTCACCAAACTTGGTCGATTTAACGTCTGATGACTTACCATATTGGTTTTGGTGTTATTCTCTTGGTGGACTGGCTTTGTTGAACATCATATCCATACCAGAGAACACAAGTGTAGCCGATTTTGTCGTTGTCCAGCTCTGCTTCGCCAACTGACACGACCAGGCGTTTTGATCTGCGAGTTTTCAAACTAGACTCCTGTTTGGGCTTGAAACGTGCGTTGACTGGTGTAGAAGTTGGCCTCTCTGGCCCCAGAAGCTCTGTTGATGACAActtgtttcttctcttgctcGCTAGTGCTTGGCTAGCCAGGGAGCCCATTGCCCCATCCATGGGTAGTCGATTATGCCTCAATGCCACACCTAAGCTTGCGGGTCGTGAGAGACAGGAAGCGTATCCAGAATCCAAGCTACTGAGGCCGGATACTGATCTTAGCGGAGAAACGCAATCAAAGGAGTCGCCGCCAGTTTTGTCACCCGTCACTTGTCTGGTAATGGGGATTGGCGTAGCCGCTCCATCCTTTGCCATGTCTATCGACAAGAGGTTACGGGACTTGACGTAGCCCACAAACTGAGTCGCCGGATGTTCTGGTAGTAGATCCCAAAGAACGACTGGCACAGAAAGTAGGAGCAGGGTTGAATAACTGCGGTAGACAGACTCCACACTTACATGAGTTGCCAAGAGTGGAAACTGCTTGAGCCATCGAGCGCAACTCGCCGCATCATagacttgttcttcttccagTGCAATAGTGAGAAGAACATGCGGGGCCGCTCGCTGTCCTTTTctaccaacagccaacaagGCCTGAATGCGGTCCTCAGACGAGATATAAGTATCTGACTGCACTCTCTCCGAGAGACTCCTGAGATCTGACTCAGGTATTGCCCGAGATGACGACACCGAGCTagactcttcttcaaacATCCTGCCCAAGGTGATGGAAGCAGCATGTGGATCAGACGTTGAGAGGATATAAGCAGGCGTCTTCCTTGACTCGATCAACCTTCCTTGCGAAGACCGATCAGGCTGAGCGTGTTTGAGTCGAGTTAATATCTCGCTGTGCAGCATCGCGGCCGAGAAAGGGAGCTGTGAGGCCCACTCCTTCAAGACCTCGATTAGTGTATGGGTAAAGGACTGCGCGCCTGGACGAGGTGTCCACGTCTCGAATCCACAGGCAGCGATGGTCTCTTTGATATTTGTCGGTCTTTCAGTCAGAGGAGCGGCACTTGCACCAGCACAGcagtcgaggagaagaaggacatcgCATTTGACCATCTCAAAGAGAGTCTGGATAGCAGACCACTCCACAGTCGCGTAGCTTTTGTCACCCTTACTATTGAGACACCGAGTCAGCTTGAGTCAGACAGGGAGAACACTCTTCGTACCAAGACCAGGTTGACTGCCTGGCTTTGTTGATGATCCCATGCCCGCCGTAGTAGACGATGAGCAGGGTATCTTCATTCTCATGTTCTTCCACAAAGCCCAGTACTTTGTGATTGAGCTTGCGATGAGAATTTTGGGTTGGGATGAGAAACTTGTCTGTTGTGAAGCCGTATAAATGGTGTAAGACCCTTTGTAGCTCGTTGAGTTCCCATTCAACTTCGAGttcgtcttcttcccatCTTATGAGGAGTACTTGAACCTCGGTGTAACGAGAATATGCAGAGTTGGGAAACGCTCGCTTGGCGGCCTAGAGACTGTCAATAATCCTGAGAGCACGTAGTACAGAATCACAGATGGAAGTACCGATTGAAGATCGTCGACAAATTGCTGGAAGTTATTCATGTGATGCTGCGACTTTGTTGTATCATGAGTAGAAAGAGGTGGCAAGCAGCCATTTGAAGCGAGAGATATGGATGTATGTGAAGATGTATCAGAAGCCTGCTTCTTGAAGTCAGAGACAGCCTTGGGTGTATCACGGGAGCAACACTCACTACAAATGGACTTGATGAGCTACCACTTGTCGAGCTCTGGAAGCCTTCGAACTTGGCCCCGAGTCCTTGAAAGTCTGCCATTTTGAAGTGCACGGGATAGGGGCATGCCAGGGgccattgagcttgagatATCTTGATGTATTATGATGTTGGCTGAGGGCACGCGAGATCGATGTCTGATATATATATCAAAAGAGAGCTTGGCAAGTACACGAACAACCGTCACCCCATATGTCACAACCCCCTCAAAGACAGTGAAAATTTTCCCATTCTGCAGTTGGCTCCCTCGTTCTGACGTCGATCATGTTCGCATATGGGCTGAATAGCGCCCGGTTCGCTTTGCATTATCAACGTGGCTGCGGGTGCCTCGTTCGAAATGAGTTGATTGCTGGCAAGGCAGACGCATACGATAGATAAACCCGGATCAGCCAAAGAGAAGACGGAAAATATCCCCAGGGCCAGGGTTCCCGAAGAATGATGTGAAAACCTTTCAACGACGGGCGTCTGGGGTAAGCATTGCTTGTCATGATTGGTTCTCGAGCACTGCCTGCTTCTGAAGTGCATATAGAAACAGGAACAGTGTGGGAGGACGGCacggaagaggaggagcggAGCGGATCGCAGAGACATCTATAGTGAACGGGCGAACTATTCATTATCAAATAGATACGGCTTGTGTAACCATGTATCCCACTCGATATGGTAAAGGGGACCTTGCGCAGCAGGAATCGAGGTGCCAGTCGTGCAACTGGATCTGATCTATCGCTTGAAAGACGCTGACATGGCCTCGACAAGGCTGACTCTGACTGACTGGCGGCATGAGTGAAAATTTTTCATTTGCAAAACAGTTGATAACGCAAATCTAAGCCTGCGGGTTGTTAAGCTGAATGAGCAAAGGAAACCAGGAAGGTTTATTCCGTAGGAGTGTGAAGTCGTGCTTCAAAGTCCAGATTGAAGCTCCCTCGCGGTTCCATTGTAAGAGCGGCAATATCCGGCAAATGAGGCAAACTTTTGCCCATCACATTGACATTGCGACAAAGGCCTGGGCTAAGTaagatcttataaatattCGAGGTTTCATGGGCGGGCAAGGGTTTGTTGGCCAACTTGAGAATCAAAGGTGTTTAGAGTGAGAGTTGAAGGTGGGCCATAAACCGAGTTAACATAAATCAAGGAGAAATCTAAACAAGTAGTTAATGATACCATATCATCGGACACGTTTGAGAAATAATGTTCAGATTTGAATGAGACACTAAAAGAAACAGTATCTGATACGTGGAGCTGATGATGACTGGATAGTGCTGATTGCCCTATCAAACATGACGGTAACAGACATGTAACGTATGTTACCCCAAAGCTGCCTCGTCTGTGTATCGAGCTGAAGCGAGACGAAGCGAGACGAAGCGAAGCGAAGTTGAAGGGCATCTATTCTCTCTCATGCTGGACTTGGGTTTGCGCCGAAGTCAGATCCAGATCCAAATCCGATATCTCAGGCCGTAaattctttaacttaatttttttttatcatcAGGGATAGCGACCGAGTGTCAGATACAGATGGTCTCAGATGGAAATCGACAACTGCTGTTGGCTGTAGGGCAGATCGAAATATCCCAGAAGCGCAAGGACCCGACGGAACTTGGAGTTTCCGCTGCTGGTCAAGCAGGTCAGCGACGCTAGCGAGTGGAAGTCCCGACATCCGAGAACTTAGGGCCATTCCCATCGTAGTCACGGACTCTGAACTCACTAGGTCATTAGTTACTAAGACCATCACACGCAGCACGGCCATGTAATGACCATCACTGAAGCTGTGTGATGagctgtactgtactgtactgtacttaACAACATCAATAAAATTAAATGAGAGACTCGGAGACAAGAGACAATAGACAAGAGATTGACCTCCTCCATAGAGTACAGTACGTACGATAAACGGACTGAGTCAAGACCTTCAACTCATTCcattcatcaacaacgatGATCGGTAAAGACGGACGGTCAAATTCCATCCACATGAGCGAAGTCCCCAATTTATTAGAGACAATTCTGTACACATACAAGACCAGGCCACAGACTAGATAGAACCAGCTCACGCTACTGATAGTCTGATACCCAACGTCAGGCTAACACCCGGAAATGCCACATCCCGAGAGCAGCTCTTTGAACAAGTCTGTCTCAGAGCAACACAGACCAACAATGTTCAGACCTTCTCTCAGAGACGGCTCAagagatcaacaacatcgaGCCAGTTGTCAAAAGGAATGGCGTCCCGTACGGCTTCCGTCTTGGCTCTGCCTCTgtaccaccatcaccatcaccatcaccatcatcatcaccctcttttctctctctctacatCACACACATACAATTATCTGCATAAGCAACGGCTACTGTAAAGAACTCCGTCTGTGATTCGCTTCGGGTATTTTGTGTCTCGCCGAACCTGTCCATCACCGATCGAGTTTCCAGTGTCGTTTCCTTTCATGGAGGGGACACTCTTCTGATACACTACTGATACCACTCACTTATAACTCAACACACCCTCGGTATAGACTAGCCTTCCATCTTGAAACCGTATCCAAGGAGTAATACATTTCgatatctatctatttaCCAAAGAGCCTCTTTTATTCTTATCTTTATTTCCCTTCTTGAACCCTCTTACACCCACCCTCACACTCAGTATGGAGAACGTATCAAGCCTTGCTGCCTCACCTATTGGTGTTGATTATCAGCTCCCCCAATTCGTCAGTGAGGGTCATTGCACTGGATActacatcaccatcaccatcttcctTATTGCAGTCTGGTTCTTTTTCCCCAAGAAGCAGACATCCCATCTCGAGATACCCTTCTACAAGGCCTCAAAGACCAAATGGATATTCGATGCCGAAACATTAATTAAAGACAGCTACACAAAGGTCGGTCGATTCGGTATCACTTACTCCATATATACTTATGCTGTACTAGTTTCGGGATCGGGTTTATCAGATCAAGGCTACCGAGGGAGTTCAAGTCATAGTACCCGCCCGTCTGGTTGGTGAACTTAAAGGACTTCCAGAAGATATCCTCAGTGCAACAGAAGCCGTGTCAGATGTAAGGCCACTTCTTCAAGTCCGCCTATAACTTGAAATACTAACAACCATTAGGCTCTCCAAAGCAAGTACACAAAATTCTCTCCAGGCCACAACGGTGAACTACTGGCGTTGTTGGTCAGAACAAAACTTACACAGAACCTCACTCGAGTGGTACCCCTTCTGAAAAAGGAACTGGAGCATCTTTTAGCCACCGAGTTCCCAGCCTGCGAAGACTGGACACCGGTGAAATGGCAACCGTTCAGTCTTCGTGCTGTAGCCCGTCTGAGTGGTAGAGCCTTTGTTGGACCGTCCATCAACCGAGACGAGAAGTGGATGGACACTTCGATCAACTTTGCCGTTCACGTCTTTACAGCATGCGTCAAGCTCCAGTTCATCCCTGAATGGGCTCGGCCTGTAGGCCAGCATCTTGTCTCAGAGCTTCGACAGATCCGCAAGGACATCAAGATTGCCAAGGAAATGCTAAAGCCAATCCTCGAAGAGCGACTCCACGATATGGAGTTTTCCAACGGTGGAGATGCACCAGACGACATGATCCAATGGCTTATTGAAGCACTGccagaggaggaaaaggccgACCTCACAACCCAGGCAGAACTCCAGTTGATTATTGCGGCGGCTTCAATCcacacaaccaacaacctgCTCTGCGAATGCCTTTGCGACCTAGCAGCATACCCAGAAGTACAAGAAGAGCTTCGAGAAGAGGCGTATTGCATTCTGGAAGTTGACAATGGATGGGAGAACAAGGAGAGCATggccaagctgaagaagttggaTAGTTTCATGAGAGAGGTCCAGCGTCTCAGCGGAAACATCAGTGAGTACCAACAAGACCCTTCGACATCTCGACGAAAGCTAATCATGATATAGCATCATTCATCCGCAAGGTCATGAAGCCCATTTCCCTTTCTGATGGCACCAAACTGCCAGTAGGCACCAAAGTCCTCGCGCCTCAAGCCGGCATCGCTCTCGACGAGCGCTATTTCCCCGACCCCGAACGCTTCGATGCCTTCCGCTTCTACAAGCTTCGACAAGAATCTGCAGAAGCCAGCAATCGATGGCAATTCACTTCCCTCAACGATACATACATCAATTTCGGCGCAGGCAAACATGCGTGCCCGGGCCGTTTCTTTGCCAGTAATGAGATCAAACTTGTGCTGGCACATATACTCATTAACTATGACATCCGCTTGAAAGCAGGCGAAGATAGACCCAAGGCCATGGCGGTGGTCATGGCTAAGGCTCCCTCTCCAGATACCGAACTGGAGTTTCGACGAAGATCGTGGGCAGCTTGAAGGAAGGGATTATAATCTGATCATGAACTATTTGATACCCAGTACATTTAGCTTAGCTTGTACATAGAACATAGACGTGGCATTGCAGATGCGTAGTAGGAAAGACACGCATAAGATTGACTAGCCTCGAGAACAAAATACTAGTTCAAAAAGTTCCGAGACTTACGTGTAAAGCTAAGCGTGAGCGATGATTGGGGCATAGACAACTAGAGGTAACGAATTGCATTGCTCGAACTGTTCTAATCTAACAAAGACACAACACTGGGACTCCGGGCGTGGCTATCGTATTGGGGGTATCATCAAGTCGTAGGTCAGGCAGACGAGAGCCACTGGCCTGGCCTTATAGCATCGTACAATCCTCTCTGATCCCGTGCCATCTCTCTCCCAACGGCCTAACCAACGGCGCGTCCCAGGGCGAAGGTGCAGTTGTAACTGAAAAGTAGATCCGTAGTCGTttgaagaaaacaaaatAAGTAATTGATATCCTTGTTCCTTTTCAGATTCTTTTTTGGGATGCGCGACAccaaaaaagctttaagattCGGACAAACATTGATATTTACAGATCCAACCCACCCGGAACGCCCCTCGCCGTTGTTGAAGAAAATGCCGTCAACCATTTTTTCCCTGATGCAACAAGCTGAAGACAAAAAGTCTACCGGGAACCGTGAGATACCTGGGAAACCGCATGACACAAAGCAGACCATCTCTTCCAATCTTCATTTGAAGCGAATTACACAGAAGCTCGACCTAGTACATCTAGGACTTGTAGCGCTGGTACTCACCGGCAACCAAACAATGGTCACGCTCGAAGGGTTCTGTAATATGTTAGTCAGATGGACCAAAAGTCATTGGTTGTTGGATGTAAAAACATACCCAGGGTAAGCTGGAACTTGGGCTTGATGGACTCAGCTCGCATCTTCTGGACCTCGTTGGCGAAGACCTCGGCAGCGGGAGCAGTGCTGTCGATACAGTTGGCcttgatggagatgagaaCACCACCGCCAACCTTGAGGAACCAGTTGGCGTTCATGGCGACAATACGGGCCTGATCGGGCTGGGCAACATCGGCAAAGATGACATCGACCATGGGGACGATCATGCGGTAACGGGCAGGCTGACGGGCGTCCTCAACAATGGGAACAACGTTGGGTCGCTTGGAGgccatggtgatgagatcacGGCCGGATCGGGAAGAGAACTCGACGGCGTAGACGTAGCCAGTAGGACCGACAATGTCAGCGACGTGAGAGACGGAGGTACCGGAGGCACCACCAAGGTAGAGGACGCGAGAGCCAGGCTTGATGTAGATCTCATCAGCACCACCGGCGATGGCAGCGCAAAGCTTGCTTCGGAAGGGGTTCCACATGCGGTACTcgatcttggtggtggtagtgGTGCCATCGTCGTTCTGGACAGACTCGTCGACGGAGATGCGCTTCTCGCCGTAGACAGACTCGCCAGGTGTTGTGTTGCGGGTAGCAAGACCATCTTCCTTACCACCACGGACGACAAAGACGCCGGGGTGACGGTGAGGCTCCTGTGAAGAAAAAAGTTAGATCGCAAAACTTGGCGAAAAAGTTAGACTTTGAGGATCAACATACAACAATGACCTTGGCACCACCTCGCtgaccagcaccagcaccgccGCGACCACCGCGAGGACCACCTTTCCGTTCTGTTAGTATCGCAatcatgatgctgttgaggaggaCTAATGCTTACCTCGGCCACCACCGCGAGGACCGCCACGGGGAGCACCACGGCCACCACCTTTGCGAAACAGTCAGTCTTGAAGTTCAACAACACCGCGACA
This genomic window contains:
- a CDS encoding hypothetical protein (EggNog:ENOG41), with product MVKCDVLLLLDCCAGASAAPLTERPTNIKETIAACGFETWTPRPGAQSFTHTLIEVLKEWASQLPFSAAMLHSEILTRLKHAQPDRSSQGRLIESRKTPAYILSTSDPHAASITLGRMFEEESSSVSSSRAIPESDLRSLSERVQSDTYISSEDRIQALLAVGRKGQRAAPHVLLTIALEEEQVYDAASCARWLKQFPLLATHVSVESVYRSYSTLLLLSVPVVLWDLLPEHPATQFVGYVKSRNLLSIDMAKDGAATPIPITRQVTGDKTGGDSFDCVSPLRSVSGLSSLDSGYASCLSRPASLGVALRHNRLPMDGAMGSLASQALASKRRNKLSSTELLGPERPTSTPVNARFKPKQESSLKTRRSKRLVVSVGEAELDNDKIGYTCVLWYGYDVQQSQSTKRITPKPIWNEDFRFEAHDSPMYYHLRVSVWGAQMLELIGELHVDLCELVLRGQLPELGAWQNLSLNSAAVGRIRIKLAYMDANEYEEQQTTATKVSAAKRQQQRQKLERQQSDDGQARVHQMDFQVW
- the NOP1 gene encoding Small subunit processome complex component (BUSCO:EOG092648VW), with protein sequence MAPFTPRGGGRGGRGGARGGRGGFGGDRGGFGGRGGARGGRGGGRGAPRGGPRGGGRERKGGPRGGRGGAGAGQRGGAKVIVEPHRHPGVFVVRGGKEDGLATRNTTPGESVYGEKRISVDESVQNDDGTTTTTKIEYRMWNPFRSKLCAAIAGGADEIYIKPGSRVLYLGGASGTSVSHVADIVGPTGYVYAVEFSSRSGRDLITMASKRPNVVPIVEDARQPARYRMIVPMVDVIFADVAQPDQARIVAMNANWFLKVGGGVLISIKANCIDSTAPAAEVFANEVQKMRAESIKPKFQLTLEPFERDHCLVAGEYQRYKS